The Candidatus Poribacteria bacterium genome contains the following window.
GATGGGAATAACCTTCGCCAGCTGACGCGATTGGGCGAAGGCAGATGGGCAAGCGCTCCCGCATGGTCACCTGATGGACAATGGATCGCCTATGCTTTCAAAAGGATCGTCCGGGTACCGGGACCCGGTGAGATACTCCGCGTTGATGAAGTCTTTGGAGACAGTGCCATTCATCTCGTAAAGGCTGCAGGTGGACTCAGAGAACCCATTGAAGTAGCAAATGAGGTGTCACTGGATTTGTATCCAGCGTGGGTGCCGGAAGCATTCTTGCCCGTTTCACCGAGCAC
Protein-coding sequences here:
- a CDS encoding PD40 domain-containing protein, which produces PEHNAGNFLLYVMTADGGRLRKLAENALSGCTWSPNGKQVAYATTSFGNKKNILVIDIDGNNLRQLTRLGEGRWASAPAWSPDGQWIAYAFKRIVRVPGPGEILRVDEVFGDSAIHLVKAAGGLREPIEVANEVSLDLYPAWVPEAFLPVSPSTEKQTTLWGRLKQR